In Oryza sativa Japonica Group chromosome 3, ASM3414082v1, one DNA window encodes the following:
- the LOC4334250 gene encoding probable calcium-binding protein CML41 gives MANASVPKPAKRLSRKRSFRLGLPLLCGQSDVASPRGGGGAAAAARSSSSGRRQGELHRIFQHFDRDNDGKISGAELSAFFASMGDEMPAPSPGGGGAAAGYMLDFAGFVALMERGDSQEEDLRSAFEVFNAVESAGRITARGLQRVLAQLGDERSVADCEAMIRAYDVDGDGGLDFHEFQRMMS, from the coding sequence ATGGCGAACGCGAGTGTTCCTAAGCCGGCGAAGCGCCTGTCGCGCAAGAGGAGCTTCAGGCTCGGCCTGCCGCTGCTCTGCGGGCAGTCCGACGTGGCGAgcccacgcggcggcggcggcgccgccgccgccgcccgttcgtcgtcgtcggggagaAGGCAGGGCGAGCTGCACAGGATCTTCCAGCACTTCGACAGGGACAACGACGGCAAGATCTCCGGCGCCGAGCTGAGCGCGTTCTTCGCGTCCATGGGCGACGAgatgccggcgccgtcgccgggcggcggcggcgccgccgccggctacaTGCTCGACTTCGCCGGATTCGTTGCCCTGATGGAGAGAGGTGACAGCCAAGAAGAGGACCTGAGGAGCGCCTTCGAGGTGTTCAACGCCGTCGAGTCCGCCGGCCGGATCACGGCGAGGGGCCTGCAGAGGGTGCTCGCGCAGCTCGGTGACGAGCGGTCGGTCGCCGACTGCGAGGCCATGATCAGGGCctacgacgtcgacggcgacggcggcctcgactTCCATGAGTTCCAGAGGATGATGAGCTAA